From Catharus ustulatus isolate bCatUst1 chromosome 17, bCatUst1.pri.v2, whole genome shotgun sequence, the proteins below share one genomic window:
- the GDF5 gene encoding growth/differentiation factor 5 encodes MKILHFLTLLLWHLTWLSLDLVPGALSNSEAGQGNPGSKLGFLKAEGKERNPSTRAGTLRTANHGYSAGTSKARTKSSAVQAGALLAKNDDSKKVPSRTAATEGKVGHLPSRPSGVRTVTPKVQNPSSKVALKKTGTSSTDSDSFKTKKTKEPVTQREAKETFRHPPITPHEYMLSLYRTLSDAERKGVNGSVKLEVGLANTITSFIDKGQDERAPTIRKQKYIFDISALEKDGLLGAELRILRKKPSDTWKSHSSGKPSQVKLFSCSTNRQTSTLLDSRTVSITDTPKWEVFDIWKLFRNFKNLVNLCFELETLDRGRAVDLRSVGFNRTGRQVNEKALFLVFGRTKKRDLFFNEIKARSGQDDKTVYEYLFNQRRKRRAPLATRQGKRPTKNLKARCSRKALHVNFKDMGWDDWIIAPLEYEAYHCEGLCEFPLRSHLEPTNHAVIQTLMNSMDPESTPPTCCVPTHLSPISILFIDSANNVVYKQYEDMVVESCGCR; translated from the exons ATGaaaatcctgcattttctcACTTTACTGCTTTGGCATTTGACTTGGCTGTCTCTGGATCTAGTTCCTGGAGCGCTGAGTAATTCTGAAGCAGGCCAGGGTAATCCAGGATCTAAACTAGGTTTtttgaaagcagaaggaaaggagaggaatcCCTCCACACGGGCAGGTACACTGAGGACTGCAAACCATGGATACAGTGCTGGGACCTCAAAGGCCAGGACTAAAAGCAGTGCTGTtcaggctggagctctgctggccaAGAACGATGACTCAAAGAAGGTTCCCTCAAGAACAGCAGCCACGGAGGGCAAGGTAGGACATCTCCCCAGCAGACCTTCTGGAGTAAGGACAGTGACTCCAAAGGTTCAAAATCCTAGCAGCAAAGTGGCTTTGAAAAAAACTGGCACAAGCAGTACTGACAGTgattctttcaaaacaaaaaagactaAAGAACCTGTAACCCAGAGGGAAGCTAAGGAAACTTTCCGACATCCCCCGATAACGCCACATGAATACATGCTCTCTTTGTACAGGACTCTCTCAGATGCAGAAAGAAAGGGTGTTAATGGAAGTGTAAAACTGGAGGTTGGACTTGCCAATACAATAACCAGCTTTATAGACAAAGGACAAG ATGAGCGAGCACCAActataagaaaacaaaaatatatttttgacaTCAGTGCATTAGAAAAAGATGgtttgctgggagcagagcttcgaatattgagaaaaaaaccttCTGATACATGGAAGTCTCATTCTTCTGGAAAGCCTTCCCAAGTAAAATTGTTTAGTTGCTCTACAAACAGACAAACCTCAACACTCTTGGACTCTCGGACTGTCAGTATCACTGATACACCCAAGTGGGAAGTGTTTGACATCTGGAAACTTTTCAGAAACTTTAAAAACTTGGTTAACTTGTGTTTTGAACTGGAAACTTTGGACAGGGGGAGAGCTGTTGATCTCAGGAGTGTGGGATTTAATAGAACAGGAAGACAGGTCAATGAAAAGGCTCTGTTCTTAGTGTTTGGgaggacaaaaaaaagagacttaTTCTTCAATGAAATCAAAGCTAGATCCGGCCAAGATGACAAAACTGTTTATGAGTACTTATTCAACCAGAGGCGGAAGAGAAGAGCTCCTCTAGCAACACGGCAAGGGAAGAGGCCCACCAAGAATCTGAAGGCGAGGTGTAGCAGAAAAGCCCTCCACGTGAATTTTAAGGATATGGGCTGGGATGACTGGATAATAGCCCCTCTGGAGTATGAGGCGTATCACTGCGAAGGGCTCTGTGAATTCCCCCTCCGATCCCACCTGGAGCCCACCAACCACGCAGTTATCCAGACGTTAATGAACTCAATGGACCCTGAATCCACCCCCCCAACTTGCTGTGTGCCAACCCATCTGAGCCCCATCAGCATCCTTTTCATTGACTCTGCAAACAATGTGGTCTACAAGCAGTACGAGGACATGGTGGTGGAGTCGTGTGGTTGTAGGTAG